Genomic DNA from Nitrosarchaeum koreense MY1:
AAAAAAGATCGATATTTTAGGCATGGACCCATTAACTGTAATGACAGAAGTAAAAGACAGGGGGCCTTCAAATTTTGGAGAGTTTCTTAGTGGATATGTATCTGCCATTCAAAGTGGAGGAGACGTGGTAAATTATCTTAAAACTAAAATGACTAGTGCTTTTGATCTTTATGAGAATGCCCAAAAAGGGTTAGTGGATCAGGTCAAAGCACTTGTAGATACATATCTAACAATGCAAATCGTCATTTTAGCAGTATACATCATAGTCACTGCTACAACTACGGGAGGCATAACAGGAGCACCTCCATTGGAGACAGATATTGATCCAATTTATTTTGTAATTTTAATGCCTCCAATAATTTCTGGATTATTTTTGTTTCTTGCAAAATCAATAAACAAATCAAAGATTGACGAGATAGACTTGAAAAAAATCATAATGTTTGGAATTCCAGGGATTATTGCAGCAACTGCAATAATTTTTCTAAAAATAATACCAGATTATAATTTGTATATTTTAGGAGGGGCATTAATTGTATCTGCAGTATGGCCCGCAATAAAATTCCAGAGCAGATACCAATTCTCCCTTGATGCAGAATCGGCAGCAGCGATAATTCTCAGAGATGTTGCAGAAGCAAGAAAAGCAGGTCTAGGTCCTGAAAAATGTGTTATTCGAGCAACAAAAAGAAAGGACTACGGATTATTCAATAAAGTGGCAAATGGTATTTCAAACAAACTAGAGTGGGGCATGACACTAGAGAACATTTTCCAATTTATTAAAAAAGAAACTACAGACTTTCAGATTTTAATTAATTTCAGAGTTTTGTTTGAAATAATTTCATCTGGCGGAGGTAATGTCAACACATTGGATACATTAGCAAGTATTTCAGAAAAAATTCGAAACATAGAAAAATCAAAAAGAGATATGTTAAAACCATATGTACTAGTAGGGTTTATGCTCGTAGGAATTACCAGTTTTACAACATTGCTAGTGATTGATTCACTTACGGGCATAGGGACAGGCCTAGAAGCAGATGAAGTAAAGAAAAACACACTCCAAATGGAATCAAATGCCCGTTTTGAATTATTAGGAATAGCCATCTTGGTTCAAGCATGGTTATCTGGGTTATTTTTAGGTAAAATCACTACAGGATCGTATTCTGCAGGATTCAGACATTCTATTATTCTAATAATAATTTCAATGATATCAATAGCAGTAATTCAATCAAAAATATTCAGTGTCGGCACGATATTTGGTTAGAATCAGTATGTATTGTAATGTTTCACACTGGTTGATATATCAAAAATGTAACCATTTTCCATAGATTGAAAGCAATTTTTTTGATATTAGTAGTATTTTGCAGTATGGTTATCATGCCAGCTTATGCTCAAACAACAGCGGAATTTGGATATCAACTACATCCTGAAAAATTATTAGAAAATACGGTAGGCACATTACAGATTTTTGTTGCTTCAAATGGAATGATGGTGCCAAAATCAATAGATAATCTCAAAGTGACAAGTTCAGATAATTCAATCATACAAATAATTAATGTGGAAGAAAATAATAACGGATATACAAAGAATGTACAAATTAAAGCAATGAAACCAGGAATTGCAAATATTGCGTTGGCAGCACCAGGGTTTTCATCAAAAGAAATAACTTTGGAAGTATTCAACAACAATAATCATCCAACTCAGATATTAATGAAAATCACTCCAAATGATTTTCCAATAGATGGACCAAGATTTGGTTATGTAACTGTAGAATTAGCAACAACTGGTGGGTTACCTACAATTGCACCAGAGGATATAACAATAAAAATAGAAACTCCAAATAAAGATACAATAAGCATAAGAAATCAAGAACTGACAATTAAGAAAGGAGAATACTTTGCCATAACAGAATTTGATTTAATAAATTCAGGTGATGCAATTATTTTTGCAAGTGCTGAAAATATGAAAAAAGTTAGTGAATTTGTGAAAGTACGTAAACCAACAGACCCATTACAAGTTAAATTGTTTGTAATTCCCGAAACATATAGTAGTTACAGTGGTGCCAAAGGGTATGCAATAGTACAATTACATGATGGTGATGGATCTCCCGTAAAAGCTGAGGAAGATATTCATATGAAATTAGGAGTAGAAAATCCAGATGTATCAATTAACACAAGTCATGACTTTGAGGAAATTCAATTCAGCAATCAAGAATTAGTAATCAAAAAAGGAACGTATTCAGCATATACGACATTCACTCCTAGACCAAATCTAGGAGAATTTACCACATCTGATGCACAGACATTTGAAATGTTTATTTCAACTAATAACTATCTTACAGAGGGAGCTTCATTTACTGTAACTCATGATGAGGTTGGTGCTTTAGAAGGAGAGGGGCCATCAATTACAACTGCACTCCCATTTTTAACTACTGGAGAAAAAGAGCTTATTGCTGTAACTTATTTTGAGACAGACACGGTAGTTTCAAGAAAGACAGGAAGTAGCACGTTAGGTACATCAGACAGAGAACTGGTAACAGTTACAGTACCAGTAACCGCTAAACAAGATTATGAGATAAATTTTGCGTCTTCAAAATCAAGTACAGTTAACCCAATTAATCCAATTATGAAAAAAG
This window encodes:
- a CDS encoding type II secretion system F family protein: MSFLKSFEQKDKQKKLNKKIDSELPFFITIVTLLSTSGFGPYSIFIKIKDMELLPHVRKEAMKILKKIDILGMDPLTVMTEVKDRGPSNFGEFLSGYVSAIQSGGDVVNYLKTKMTSAFDLYENAQKGLVDQVKALVDTYLTMQIVILAVYIIVTATTTGGITGAPPLETDIDPIYFVILMPPIISGLFLFLAKSINKSKIDEIDLKKIIMFGIPGIIAATAIIFLKIIPDYNLYILGGALIVSAVWPAIKFQSRYQFSLDAESAAAIILRDVAEARKAGLGPEKCVIRATKRKDYGLFNKVANGISNKLEWGMTLENIFQFIKKETTDFQILINFRVLFEIISSGGGNVNTLDTLASISEKIRNIEKSKRDMLKPYVLVGFMLVGITSFTTLLVIDSLTGIGTGLEADEVKKNTLQMESNARFELLGIAILVQAWLSGLFLGKITTGSYSAGFRHSIILIIISMISIAVIQSKIFSVGTIFG